In Nocardioides sp. JS614, the sequence GACTCGACTCCTGTCATCCTGCGCACTGCGCCCTCGGGGTCGCCGTCCTTCACCAGTGCCTCGCCCACGAGCACGGCCCGGGCCCCCTCGCGCACGAACCGCGCCACGTCGTCCGGTCCGAAGATCCCCGACTCGGCCACCTTGACGCGATCGTCGGGGACCAGCGGCGCGAGCCGCCCGAAGGTGTCGTCATGGATCGCGAGCGTCTTCAGGTTGCGAGCGTTCACGCCGACCAGCTCCGCACCGAGGGCCACGGCCCGCTCGGTCTCGGGCTCGTCGTGGACCTCGACCAGCGCCGTCAGGCCCAGCTCACGGGCCTCGTCGTGGAGCCGGCGCAGGTCGTCGTCGTCGAGGGCCGCGACGATCAGCAGCACCAGGTCCGCGCCGGCCGCCCGGGCCTCGACGACCTGGTAGCTCGAGACGATGAAGTCCTTGCGCAGGATCGGGGTGTCGACCGCGGCCCGGACCGCGCGCAGGTCGGCGAGGCTGCCGCCGAAGCGGCGCTGCTCGGTGAGCACGCTGATCGCGGCAGCGCCACCCGCCGCGTAGCTGCGGGCGAGCTCGGCCGGATCGGGGATCGTGGCCAGGTCGCCCTTGCTGGGGCTGCGCCGCTTGACCTCGGCGATCACGCTCGAGCCGGCGGCCCGGAAGTGCGGCATCGGGTCACGGGGCGGGTCGACGTCGGCCAGCGCGGCCCGCAGGTCGGCGAGACTGGTCGCCGACTCGCGCTCCGCCAGGTCGAGCCGCACGCCGGCCACGATGTCGTCGAGCACGGACATGCGGGCACTCACTCCAGTCAGCGGGGCAGGGTCGATCGGGGTGGATCAGGGCGGTACGGCACTCGAAGTCTGTCACGACCCTGGTGGCCCGCGGACCGCGCCTCGGGACGCGGACGGCGAGGCGTCGGTGTCGGGGTTCCCGCACCGGTAGTGTCCGCAGCAAGCGGCCGGCAGACGGACGGCCAGACGAAGGGTTTCGAGCACGTGAGCTACTCAGAGCCACCTCCCCCGCCGCAGTACGGCGCACCCGTGCCGCCGCAGGGCGGCCTTCCTCCGAAGACCTCGGGCAAGGCGATCGGGTCGATGGTGACCGGCCTGGTCGGCCTGCTGACGATCTGCTGCGGGTTCTTCGTGGTGACCAGCGTCGTGGCGATCATCCTGGGCTTCCTGGCCCGCAAGGAGATCCGCGCGTCCAACGGCCAGCTGAAGGGCGAGGGCCAAGCGCTGACCGGCATCATCACCGGCTTCGTCGGGATCGCGATGGTGATCGTCACGATCATCCTGGTCGCGACCGGTGTCCTGGACACGAACTTCGAGTACAGCACGTCCTGAGCGCAGCGCCGGAGAGGTGCGAAGGGCCGACCCCGGCGGGGTCGGCCCTTCGCGCGCCTCAGGGGGAACGTCGGCCTCAGGGCGCCAACCAGGACCCGGCCGGCAGGTTGCGCAGCACCGCGAAGACGACGGCGACCACGCACAGCGTCACGGTGCCGACGGTGACCAGGCGCCCGTCCGGCTCGCGCTCGCGGCCCAGCCAGCGGTCGACGACCCACCGCCCGAGCAGGAACACCAGCAGCGGCAGCATCGCGACGAAGAGCAGGTTGCTGGACGCCGCCGCGCCGACGTCTCCGTGGGTGAGGTCGTTGACCGCGCGCAGGCCGCCGCAACCCGGGCACCAGAAGCCGAGGGCCGCGCTGGGGCAGTAGCCCCAGGAGCCGCTCTCGTGGGGGTCGCGGATGTGCAGCGCGAGGGTCGCCGCGCCGAGCGCGCCGATGGTGATCGCGGGCGCCGCCATCCGCTGCCACCGGCTCGCGCCGCCGACCGCCGAGGGGGCGGTGGGGGGCGCGGTGATGGTCACGGCCGGGGTCCGCTCAGTGACCCGACTGGTTGAAGCCGAGCTTGGCCATCACGCCGAACACGACCAGCGACGCCACCCCGAGCGCGACGCCGACCCAGAAGACCGGGTAGCTGACCGGGTCCAGCAGCAGGCCCACGGCACCGACGACGAACCCCAGCATCGCGATCGCGACCGCCGTCCAGGCCGCGGGGGTGTTGCCGTGGTTGTTCGACATGCGGGGGCTCCTTGAAGCGGGGTCCGGACGGGCTCGGTGGTGGGGCTCGTGCGCTCTCGGGGGCACAGTCTATTCAGGCTCGGCGTCCGTCGGGTCGCGACCCTCGTCGATCGCCTTCCAGAGATCGAGACTGGTCTGCTCCTCGGGTGGCGTCGCGGACGCTGCTGGGGCGGCGCCGGGTGCGTCGTACCGGCTGCCCATCTGCGGCCAGGCCGGCACCCAGGCGACCGCGGCCGCGGCGGCCAGCA encodes:
- the trpC gene encoding indole-3-glycerol phosphate synthase TrpC codes for the protein MSVLDDIVAGVRLDLAERESATSLADLRAALADVDPPRDPMPHFRAAGSSVIAEVKRRSPSKGDLATIPDPAELARSYAAGGAAAISVLTEQRRFGGSLADLRAVRAAVDTPILRKDFIVSSYQVVEARAAGADLVLLIVAALDDDDLRRLHDEARELGLTALVEVHDEPETERAVALGAELVGVNARNLKTLAIHDDTFGRLAPLVPDDRVKVAESGIFGPDDVARFVREGARAVLVGEALVKDGDPEGAVRRMTGVES
- a CDS encoding DUF4190 domain-containing protein codes for the protein MSYSEPPPPPQYGAPVPPQGGLPPKTSGKAIGSMVTGLVGLLTICCGFFVVTSVVAIILGFLARKEIRASNGQLKGEGQALTGIITGFVGIAMVIVTIILVATGVLDTNFEYSTS
- a CDS encoding DUF2752 domain-containing protein, producing the protein MTITAPPTAPSAVGGASRWQRMAAPAITIGALGAATLALHIRDPHESGSWGYCPSAALGFWCPGCGGLRAVNDLTHGDVGAAASSNLLFVAMLPLLVFLLGRWVVDRWLGREREPDGRLVTVGTVTLCVVAVVFAVLRNLPAGSWLAP
- a CDS encoding HGxxPAAW family protein codes for the protein MSNNHGNTPAAWTAVAIAMLGFVVGAVGLLLDPVSYPVFWVGVALGVASLVVFGVMAKLGFNQSGH